The Rahnella aquatilis CIP 78.65 = ATCC 33071 genomic sequence AACGGCCTCGGCGCGAAAGATGAAATTAACGCGCAGGGCGAAATCAATGATGATTACCGCATCAGTTATCTGCGCGAACACATCCGCGCGATGGGCGAAGCGATCACCGACGGCGTTCCGCTGATCGGCTACACCTCATGGGGCTGTATCGATCTGGTGTCCGCCTCGACCGGCGAAATGAGCAAGCGCTACGGCTTTGTTTATGTCGACCGCGACGATGCCGGCAACGGCACGCTGGAAAGAAAGAGAAAGAAATCGTTTTACTGGTACAAGAAAGTGATTGCCAGTCACGGCGTCGATCTGGACTGATGCCGCAACAGGGAATATCCGCATAGCGGGTATTCCCACCTCTCCCTGCGCGGCATTGCGTCGCCGTATTTTGCCTTTTACACATTATCAGAACGCTTAAATTTGCCTGTCGGCTCTGTAAATTACGTAAAAAGAGTGTGATCGCAATTAAATAACCCGGACACGCAATTTGCCGTCGTGGTTAAGAGGGAATAAAAAATGGCTCTTAATCGACGTTAATGCCTTTTAACATCAGGAGCGATGAATGAAAACGCAATGGAGCAGGGAACAGGCGGCTGCATGGAGTGAACAACAGGGCTGGATTTGCGGATTTAATTATCTGCCGCGCACGGCGGTTAACTGGACGGAGCTGTGGCAGCGTGAAACCTTCGATGCGCCGGTGATTGATCAGGAACTCGGCTGGGCACAGGAAGCGGGCTATAACCAGTTGCGTATCAATCTGCCGTTTATCGTCTGGCAGGCCGATCGCGACGGTTTGCTGGCGCGCATCGATCAGTTTCTCAGTATTGCCAGTCGTCATGAAATCAGGGTCATGCTCACGCTGATGGACGATTGCGGATTCTCCGGCGACGAGCCGTTTCTGGGGCCACAAAAAGCGCCGGAACCGGGAAAACACAACAGTCAGGCGGCAGCCAGTCCGGGGCGCGACGTGGTGTGCAACCGCGAGATGTGGCCCGAAGTGGAGCGTTATGTGCGCGATATCATCCGCCATTTCCGCACCGATGACCGCATTGCCATCTGGGATTTGTACAACGAACCGGGTAACCGTGGTACGTTCGCCACCGGACTGGAAGAAGTCATGTATGACGAAAAACTGGAAGGATTTGCCCTGGAACTGATGCATAAGGCGTTTGCCTGGGCGCGCGAGGAAGATCCTGTCCAGCCGCTGACCGCCGGTGCCTGGCATGTCTCACAGGATGCGGACCAGCCGGAAAGCGAGTTTTTCACCCATCCCATCGATGTCGCGGCGGCTGAGCTTTCTGACGTCATCAGTTTCCACGCGTATGTCACGACGCCGAAACTTTTACAGGCGCTGCGTTTCTGGCAGAAATTCAACCGTCCGGTGTTATGTACCGAATGGCTGGCGCGTCACGTCGGCAGCGTGTTTGAGGAACAACTGCCGCTGTTCAGCGCGCTCAATGCCGGTTGTTATCAGTGGGGATTAGTGCGCGGTAAAACCCAGACGACGCTGCCGTGGCCTTCGGTGCGCAAGGGCAATCAGGATTACGCCCATTTATGGTTTCATGACGTACTCGACGAATACGGTATTCCGTTCCGGCGCGCCGAAATGGATCTGGTCCGCCGTTTAACGTGCATTAAAAAGAATGACGTCTGGTAAGGGGGAACGCTTTATTTCGGCTATTACTTATTGGTGACTCATTAACAGGCCAGGAGACCGGGCGTTCACTTTTGCCCGGTATTTTCACATGCCCGGTGATGCGCAGGAATTTAAAATATTGCGGGGGAATCACCATTTGCAGATTATTCGCCATGCCTTGTAAGTCATTTAAATTATCACGGCAATGAAACTTACACTGACTGTACTCCATAATATCCCAGCGGCATTCCTTCAGTTGGCATAAAGGGACACGCGAAAACACTTTCAAAATCGTCGGGCCTTTGAAAGGATTAATACCGACAGCTTTTTTACCATGATGCGCCGGATTGAACATATCCCGCGACTCGGCTGCCCGTGAAAAATAACCCACTAAAAAATCATCATCTCTTGCGACATATAACCCTGAGCCTAAAGCGGCATAAGCATGGCTTTCTTTGGGGCCATATTTTACTAATTGCAAAGCAGAAGCCGCACTTGTTCCATGGTAGCCAAGCAAATACATATAACCTCCAATGTTATAAATGTTTTAATATAAATAAATTACGTTCAGGTTTTTCTGAATATTTCCAGCCTCACGGGCCTGTTCATAAACCGGCAGCAATATAACGTGTGCCAGGATATTTTAATAGTCAGCTAAATTTCACGCCGGATAAGGGATTTAGCAACACGCTGTTTTTCAGAGGGATTAGGTTACGGCTATATGATTTGATGAATGATTTATTAAGCATTGCAAAATACCTGAGGCGTTCAATTGCCATCATGAAGCACTTTCTATGAGCAAAATCGCAGGAGAGGGAGCTGACCGGGCCGTTTTGCTTTGCTCCTTCTCCGGCACACTTCTTGCTTTACTTCCTGAACTTCTACTCACTATCAGGTCCCTCCATGTCCCTTTCTGCCCTGAGTTTCGTACTGGCATCGAAAAAAAGTGAAATTATCTGCCTGCAACAACTGCTGGAGATGGGCAAGCTGGTTGGCGCAGTCAGCCAGCTTATCCACGTGCTGCAACGCGAGCGGGGCACGGCGAACATCTATTTATGTACGCACGGCGAACTGTGGGCGGAACAACTGAGTGAGCGGGCGTTACAGGTTCAGATGGCGGAACAGGCGGTGGATCAGCAGTTGCTGGCGCTGGATCTGAACGGGCAGAGCATGGGCAATGCGCCGCGTCTGTTCAGCCGTATCGCTGCCGTCTTACACAGCCTCAGCACGTTGCCGGTATTGCGCCGTCAGGTCCGGGCGCAGGATATCAGCCAGCCGGAAGCCATGCGGCAGTACAGCGAAGTGATCCGCACCCATCTGGCGCTGGTGTTTGAAGCCGCCGATATTTCGGGTGATCCGTCCATTTCACGGGCGTTACTGGCCATGTTCAGCTTTATGCAGGGTAAGGAACTGGCCGGACAGGAACGTGCATCAGGCGCTGCAGGGTTTGCCGCGCGGCATTTCGATGACGTGGCGCATCAGTTGCTGTTAGCGCTGATCGAAGGCCAGGAGCGGTGTTTTCAAACCTTCAGGGAATTTGCCGATGTCCGCTGTCTGGCGCTGTGGCAACAGCAACTGAGCGCTGACAGCAGCGAGTTCGAGCGGCTGCGGCGGATTGCCTGTACCCGCACCACGCCGGCAGATGACGGCCCGGTTGCCGCGCTGCGCTGGTTTGAGGTGACCACGGCGCGTATCGACGGCATGAAAGTGGTGGAAGATTTACTGGAAGAGGTTCTGATGGCGTGCTGCCGCGAGCGGATCCGCGAAGCGCAGGCGTCCCTTGCCCTTCAGCAGCAGGATATCGGACAAATTCCGCAACAGGAGTCGCATTATTCGGCGCTGATCCCGCCGCAGCTCAGCCGTTCCGTGCTGGAGCTGGTCGAGCAGCAATCCCGTCAGTTACAGGCGCTCGACACCGAACTGGCCGGTCTTCGCGCCACGCTGGCGGAGCGAAAATTGGTGGAACGCGCCAAAGGGTTGCTGATGCAACATCACGGCCTGACCGAACCGCAGGCGCATAAAACCTTGCGTGATATGGCGATGAACCAGAACAAGAAGCTGTCGGACATTGCCGAAGCCATGCTCGCGGTGTCGGCTGTATTCGGGAAGAAAGGCGAGTAATCCCTTAGGAGTATCTGCACTGTCCGTGTGCCATGGCGATGTGCACCGCGTGCCGTGGCGGTGCACCAGGCGGTCAGGCGCGCGCGGGAAATCCGCTAACGAGCTGATTTTATTACGATGCACGAAGTTGGCATACAAGCTGCATTGTTTTTCCACCATAAGGACTCAACCAATGGCGGTTTAGTCAGGATTACGGATAAAGGCGTCCGTCAGCGTTCAGGAAACTGAGCGCTGACTGGACGCTTTTTTTTTGCTCATTTTTCAACTTTACAGGAAGCCGCAATGACGCAAGACGATAAAAAAACTCCGGGGCAATTCTCCCGCCGCCGCTTTATTGCCGGGAGTGCGGTGCTGGGCGGCAGCATGATGATGCCGGGCTTTATGAACAGCGTCTGGGCGGCCGGTTCAGATGCGCCAGAGAAAAAAGAAATCCGTGTCGGGTTTATTCCGCTGACCGATTGTTCCTCCGTGGTGATGGCGGCAGTGAAAAAGTTTGATGAGAAGTACGGCATCAAAATTATCCCCAGCAAGGAATCAAGCTGGGCGTCGGTGCGCGACAAACTGGTGTCCGGTGAACTCGATGCCGCGCACGTGCTTTACGGGCTGGTGTATGGCCTGCAACTGGGCGTGTCCGGCCCGCAGCATGACATGGCGATGCTGATGTCGCTCAACAATAACGGGCAGGCAATCACGCTTTCAAATCAGCTGAAACAGGCCGGTGTCACCGACGGGGCCTCGCTGAAAAAAGGGGTCGATGCCAGCGCGAAAGGCACTTACACCTTTGCGCAGACATTCCCCACCGGCACTCATGCTATGTGGCTGTATTACTGGCTGGCGAACGCCGGTATCCACCCGTTTAACGATGTGCGCAACGTGGTCGTGCCGCCACCGCAAATGGTGGTGAACATGAAGATTGGCAACATGAGCGGTTACTGCGTCGGTGAACCCTGGAACCAGCGTGCCATTCAGGACGATATCGGTTTTACCGCTGCCACGTCACAGGAGATCTGGCCGGATCATCCGGAAAAAATTCTTGGCACCACCTCGGCCTGGGTCGCGGCCAATCCTAATGCCGCCCGTGCGCTGACTGCTGCCGTGCTTGATGCCTCACGCTGGATTGACACCTCTGATGCCAACCGCATCGAAACCGCGCAGGTCGTCGCCGCACGCGCCTACATCAATACGCCGGTGGCAACGATTCAGGGGCGGATGCTCGGCGATTACGAAAACGGGCTGGGCAAAAAGTGGAAAGATGCCCACAGCATGCGCTTCTTCAACGACGGCGCAGTCAACTACCCGTATCTCTCCGACGGCATGTGGTTCCTGACCCAGCACAAACGCTGGGGATTACTGGACAAAGACCCGGACTATCTGGCGGTCGCCAAAAAAATCAACCGCATTGATGTGTACAAACAGGCGGCGACGGCGGTCGGCGGCATCAATCTGCCGTCCGGTGATATGCGCAGCAGCACGCTGATGGACGGAAAAGTCTGGGACGGCAGTAACCCTGCTGAATATGCCAACAGTTTTGCCATGAAACGCTAAGTGAGGTCGCCGATGTCCGTGAATTCAAAACCTAATGTTATCGCGCTGACCGAACCGGTAAGTGCAGAAATCGTACCGATCGCCCCGGCAGCGCTAAACGTCGCACCGCCGGTCAGTGCCACAAAAACGGCTTACATCGCCCGGTTGCGTGTCGTGATGCGCCGCGTTGTGCAAAAAGCCATTCCGGCGTTGCTGGGCGCCATCGTCGTGATCGCACTCTGGCAGATTGCCGCGCTCAGCAGTAAAGGGTTTCCGACGCCGCTGAAAACCTGGGAAGCGGCCAAAGTGATTTTCGCCGATCCGTTTTACATCGCCGGGCCGAACGACATGGGCATTGGCTGGAACGTCCTGGCATCGCTCAAACGGGTGGCGATGGGCTTCGGGCTGGCGGCACTGATCGGCATCCCTGCGGGATTTCTGATCGGGCGCTTCAGTTTTATCGCCAGCATGCTCAATCCGATCATTTCATTGCTGCGTCCGGTCAGCCCGCTGGCGTGGTTGCCTATCGGCTTGCTGCTGTTCCAGCGGGCAGAACCCGCCTCGGCGTGGACCATTTTTATCTGTTCGATCTGGCCGATGATCCTCAATACGGCAGAAGGCGTAATGCGTATTCCGCAGGACTATCTCAACGTCGCGCGGGTGCTGAAACTCAGTGAATTCACCGTGATGCGCAAGATCCTGTTTCCGGCGGTACTGCCTTACATCCTCACCGGTGTGCGTTTGTCGATTGGTATTGCGTGGCTGGTGATTGTTGCCGCCGAAATGCTTACCGGCGGCGTCGGGATTGGTTTCTGGATCTGGAACGAGTGGAACAACCTCAACGTGGAAAACATCATTATCGCCATCCTGCTGATTGGCGTGGTGGGTATGGTGCTGGAGCAGGGGCTGATGGCCATTGCCCGCCGCTTCAGTTACGACAACCGTTAGGAGCCTGAGATGAAAAACGACAAAGCCATTATCCGCGTGCAGAACGTCAGCCAGAGTTTCCCTACCGCGAAAGGGCAGTTTCTGGCGCTCGACAACGTCAGCTTTGATATTGCGCAGGGCGAAACGGTCAGCCTGATTGGTCATTCCGGTTGCGGGAAATCCACCTTACTGAACCTGATTGCCGGGCTGAGCCGCCCGACGGAAGGCGTATTGCTGTGTGACAACCAGGAAATCACCGGCCCCGGCCCGGAACGCGGCGTGGTGTTTCAGAATCATTCGCTGCTGCCGTGGCTGACCACCTTTGAGAACGTCGCGCTGGCAGTGAATCAGGTGTTCAAAGGGGTGATGAGTAAAAGTGAAATGCGCGACTGGATTTCGCACAACCTCGACCTGGTGCATATGGGGCATGCGGCTGACAAACGTCCGGGTGAGATTTCCGGCGGTATGAAACAGCGGGTGGGCATCGCCCGTGCGCTGGCGATGAAACCGAAAGTGTTGCTGATGGATGAACCCTTCGGCGCGCTCGACGCCTTAACCCGTGCGCATTTACAGGATGCGGTGATGGAGATCCAGTCGCGTCTGAAAACCACGATTTTGCTCATTACGCACGACGTCGACGAAGCGGTGCTGCTTTCTGATCGCGTCATGATGATGACCAACGGACCGGCGGCGAAAGTCGGCGACGTATTGCAGGTGGACCTGGCGCGCCCGCGCTCACGGCTGGCGCTGGCTAACGATCCGCTCTTTCACCAGTACCGCCAGCAGGTGTTGCAGTTCCTGTATGAAAAACACCGGTCGGTTGCCTGATTCAGCAGGCGGGATAAGCGCAATGGATAAACCCACCCTGATAGTGATCGGCAACGGAATGGCAGGTGTGCGGCTGGTGGAACGGTTGTGCGAACGCGCGCCGGACCGTTACCGCATCCTGATCATCGGCGAAGAAAAACAGCCCGCGTATAACCGTATTCTGCTTACACCGGTGCTCGCCGGTGAGAAACACTTTGATGACATCGTGACCCATGACGCGCAGTGGTACAAACGTCACAACGTCACGTTTATCGCCGGTGCGGCGGCGACAGAAATTAACCGCGCTGCCCGCAGGGTGCGGGCTGGCGGCCAGATATTTGACTATGACCATCTGGTGCTCGCCACCGGTTCGCGGCCTTTTATGCCGCCGGTGCCGGGCGCACAACTGCGGGGTATTCACGGTTTCAGAAATCAGCAGGATGTGGAAAACATCCTCAGCGGAGATTATGCCGGACAACCGGCGGTGGTGATTGGCGGTGGCGTATTAGGGGTGGAAGCCGCTGCCGCACTGGCGCTGCGGGGCATGCAGGTCAGCCTGTTGCATCGCGGCGCTCATCTGATGGACAGCCAGCTCGATGAACATAGCGCAGAACTGCTTCGCGTCAGCCTCGCCACCCGCGGCATTACGTCTGTTTTACAGGCGCAGACACTGGCGTATGCCGGTGACCCTGCCGGCAATGTGCGGGCGGTGACGCTCAGCGACGGGCGTGAAATTCCTGCGCAGCGCGTGGTGGTGGCCGCCGGTGTCCGGCCCGATATTGCGCTGGCGCAGGCTGCCGGACTGGACTGCGATCGCGGCATTCTGGTCAGTGACACGCTGCAAACCTCCGACCCGGCTATTTCGGCCATCGGCGAATGTTGTCAGCAGGGAGAGCTGACTGCCGGTCTGGTCGCGCCGTGCTGGCAACAGGCTGAGGCGCTGGCGGCCCGTCTGGCAGGTTCGCCGGGGGTTTCGCCGGTGATGCACGCGGTGCCGCTGCGCCTGAAAGTGACCGGCATTGATTTGTTCTGCGCCGGTGAGCTGCACGGCGGTGACGGCGCACAGGTTCACACGGTGTCTGACCCGGTTGACGGCCATTACCGCCGCCTGTTGCTGCGTGATAACCGGCTCACCGGCGTACTGCTGTGGGGCGATATCAGCGACGGACCGGCGTATTTCGCCCGTATCAGCCATCCCGCCCTCCGCCAGACGCCACTGAGCATATTCAGCCCCGGCGATGAACCGGCCGCTTATGGCCTTCAGCCCGTTAAATCAGAACAGTTACCCGCCGAGGTAACGAGGAGCACTGCAATGTCGAAACCCGTATTAGTCATGGCCGGACACGGCATGGTCGGCCATCATTTCCTGCAACAACTGGTCGAGCGTGAACTGCATCTGCAATATCAGGTGATTGTGTTTGCGGAAGAAAAATCACCGGCTTATGACCGGGTACATCTGTCCGAGTTTTTCTCCGGTCGCAGCGCGGAGTCGCTGTCGGTGGTGGAAGAGGGTTTCTTTGCGTCGACCGGCATTGAACTGCGCCTCGGGCACAGCATCGGTCATATCGACACCCGCCACCGGTTTGTGGTCGATCATCAGGGGCGGCAGACGGCTTACGATTTGCTGGTACTGGCGACCGGTTCTTACCCGTTTGTGCCGCCAATCCCTGGCAACGATGCGCCGGGCTGCCTGGTTTACCGCACGCTGGACGATCTGGTCGCGATTCAGGCCAGCGCTGCCACCGGCAAAACCGGTGTGGTGGTGGGGGGCGGTTTGCTGGGGCTGGAAGCGGCGAATGCGCTCAAACATCTCGGGCTGCAAACGCATGTGGTGGAATTTGCGCCACGGCTGATGGGCGTTCAGCTTGATGAAGGCGGCGCGGCGATGCTGCGCCGTAAAATTGAAGCGCTGGATGTGCAGGTCCATACCGGTAAAGAAACCCGCGCGATTGTGGCCGGTGAAGCCAGTCGCTATCGCATGGAGTTTGCCGACGGCAGTCATCTGGAAACCGATCTGGTGCTGTTTTCCGCCGGTATCCGCCCGCGTGATCAGCTGGCAAAAGAGTGCGGACTGGAGGTCGGGCCGCGTGGCGGTATCGTGATTAACGACCAGTGCCGCACCTCTGATCCGGCCATTTTTGCTATCGGTGAATGTGCCTTGTGGAACGGGCAGATTTTCGGTCTGGTTGCCCCCGGTTATCAGATGGCGCGCACGCTGGCCGATACGCTTTCCGGCAGCGAGGTGGCGTTTAAAGGTGCGGACATGAGCACTAAACTGAAACTGCTGGGCGTAGAAGTGGCGTCAGTGGGCGATGCGCATGGCCGCACGCCGGGTAGTCAGAGCTATAGCTGGGTTGACGGTCCGGCGGAAGTGTACAAAAAAATCGTGGTTTCGCAGGACGGCAAACGTCTGCTCGGCGCGGTACTGGTCGGCGACAGCAACGAATACAGCACGCTTTTGCAGATGATGCTCAACGATATGCCGCTGCCCGCCAGCCCGGAAAGCCTGATCCTGCCCGCCAGTGCCGGTGCAGCGCCCCAAACGCTGGGCGTCGCGGCATTGCCGGACGGTGCGCAAATCTGTTCCTGTCATAACGTCAGCAAATCAGATATCTGTGACGCGGTGAAGGGCGGCTGCGGTGATATGGCGGCGGTCAAAGCCTGCACCAAAGCAGCGACCGGCTGCGGCGGCTGTGCGGCGCTGACCAAACAGGTGATGGAATTCGCACTCACCGAAATGGGTGTCGAAGTGAAAAAAGACGTCTGCGAGCACTTTGCTTATTCCCGTCAGGAAATTTATCACCTGGTGCGGATGGGCAACATCCGCAGCTTTGCCGAACTGATTGATAAACATGGCCACGGCAGCGGCTGTGAAATCTGCAAACCGCTGGCGGGATCCATTCTGGCGTCCTGCTGGAACGATTACCTGCTCAAACCGCAGCATTTACCCTTGCAGGACACCAACGATCGTTACTTCGCCAACATTCAGAAAGACGGTACCTATTCCGTGGTGCCGCGCATTCCGGCCGGTGAAATCACACCCGACGGCCTGATCGCCATCGGTCTGGTCGCCAAACGCTACAACCTCTACACCAAAATTACCGGCGGACAGCGGGTGGATTTATTCGGTGCCCGCCTCGAACAACTGCCGGAAATCTGGCAGCAACTGGTGGATGCCGGTTTTGAAACCGGTCACGCCTACGGCAAATCATTGCGCACGGTGAAATCCTGTGTCGGTTCAAGCTGGTGCCGCTACGGCGTGCAGGATTCCACCAGGCTGGCGCTGCAACTGGAGAACCGTTACAAGGGGCTGCGCTCCCCGCACAAAATCAAAATGGCGGTCTCGGGTTGTACCCGTGAATGCGCCGAAGCACAGAGCAAAGACGTCGGGGTGATTGCCACGGAAAAGGGCTGGAACCTGTACGTGTGCGGCAACGGCGGCATGAAACCGCGCCACGCTGATTTACTGGCGCAGGACATGAGCACGGAAGATCTGATCCGCACCGTAGACCGCTTCCTGATGTTTTACATCCGTACTGCCGACCGTCTGCAACGTACCAGCACCTGGATGGATAATCTTGAGGGCGGCATGGATTATCTGCGCCAGGTGGTGCTGGAAGACAGCCTGCACATCGGCGCAGAACTGGAAAGTGAGATGAATGCGGTGGTCGGCACATATCAGTGCGAATGGCAAACCACGCTGGCAGATCCGGACCGGCTGGCGCTGTTCCGTCCGTTCGTCAACAGCAATGAGCCGGATGAAGCGGTGGTAATGGTGACGGAGCGTCAGCAGGTTCGCCCGGCGACGTCGCAGGAACGCGCGGATATGGCAGTCGGCGCCGTAACTCAGCCGGTGATGGCGGTACAGGGCTGGGTGGAGTTGTGCGATCTCAGCGCCATTCCGGCCAATGCCGGTATGGCGGCGCGGCTGGCTAACCGGCAGATTGCGCTGTTCCATTTGCCGGATCACCCGCAGCAGGTTTTCGCGCTGAGTAACCATGAGCCGGACAGCGACGCCAACGTGCTGGCACGCGGACTGGTGGGCGATGTGAAAGGCGAGCCGGTGGTGATTTCACCGCTGTACAAACAGCGTTTCCGTTTACACGACGGGCGCAGCGTAGACGACGCGCAACGGGCGCTGAGCGTCTGGCCGGTGAAAGTGGAAAACGGTCGCGTCTGGGTGCAGGAACAGCCGGAGATGAAAACCGCCGACGCCGACATTATCGCGACGGTCAGCGTATGAAAACGCCTCCGGCAACAGCACCGGCGCTGACCACCTGCGCCTATTGTGGCGTGGGATGTGGTATCAGCATGCAACCGCAGGCCGGAGGTTTCAGCGCCAGCGGTGATAAAAATCATCCGGCTAATCACGGTCGATTGTGCGTAAAAGGCAGCGCGCTGGGAGAAACCCTGGGGTTACAGGGGCGGCTGTTACAGCCGGAAATCGACCATCAATCCGTCAGCTGGACGCTGGCGCTCGATACGATTGCACAGCGGTTACAGGCGGTCATTGACGAACATGGCCCGCAGGCGGTGGCGTTTTACGGTTCCGGCCAGTTGCTGACCGAGGATTATTATGTCGCCAATAAACTGATGAAAGGCTTTATCGGCGCGGGAAATATGGATACCAATTCGCGGCTGTGCATGGCGTCTGCCGTGGTGGGTTACAAACGCGCGTTCGGGGCCGACGCCGTGCCGTGCAGTTATCAGGATCTGGAACTGGCCGACTGTGTCCTGCTGACCGGTTCGAATACGGCCTGGGCGCATCCGGTGATT encodes the following:
- the nirB gene encoding nitrite reductase large subunit NirB, with the protein product MDKPTLIVIGNGMAGVRLVERLCERAPDRYRILIIGEEKQPAYNRILLTPVLAGEKHFDDIVTHDAQWYKRHNVTFIAGAAATEINRAARRVRAGGQIFDYDHLVLATGSRPFMPPVPGAQLRGIHGFRNQQDVENILSGDYAGQPAVVIGGGVLGVEAAAALALRGMQVSLLHRGAHLMDSQLDEHSAELLRVSLATRGITSVLQAQTLAYAGDPAGNVRAVTLSDGREIPAQRVVVAAGVRPDIALAQAAGLDCDRGILVSDTLQTSDPAISAIGECCQQGELTAGLVAPCWQQAEALAARLAGSPGVSPVMHAVPLRLKVTGIDLFCAGELHGGDGAQVHTVSDPVDGHYRRLLLRDNRLTGVLLWGDISDGPAYFARISHPALRQTPLSIFSPGDEPAAYGLQPVKSEQLPAEVTRSTAMSKPVLVMAGHGMVGHHFLQQLVERELHLQYQVIVFAEEKSPAYDRVHLSEFFSGRSAESLSVVEEGFFASTGIELRLGHSIGHIDTRHRFVVDHQGRQTAYDLLVLATGSYPFVPPIPGNDAPGCLVYRTLDDLVAIQASAATGKTGVVVGGGLLGLEAANALKHLGLQTHVVEFAPRLMGVQLDEGGAAMLRRKIEALDVQVHTGKETRAIVAGEASRYRMEFADGSHLETDLVLFSAGIRPRDQLAKECGLEVGPRGGIVINDQCRTSDPAIFAIGECALWNGQIFGLVAPGYQMARTLADTLSGSEVAFKGADMSTKLKLLGVEVASVGDAHGRTPGSQSYSWVDGPAEVYKKIVVSQDGKRLLGAVLVGDSNEYSTLLQMMLNDMPLPASPESLILPASAGAAPQTLGVAALPDGAQICSCHNVSKSDICDAVKGGCGDMAAVKACTKAATGCGGCAALTKQVMEFALTEMGVEVKKDVCEHFAYSRQEIYHLVRMGNIRSFAELIDKHGHGSGCEICKPLAGSILASCWNDYLLKPQHLPLQDTNDRYFANIQKDGTYSVVPRIPAGEITPDGLIAIGLVAKRYNLYTKITGGQRVDLFGARLEQLPEIWQQLVDAGFETGHAYGKSLRTVKSCVGSSWCRYGVQDSTRLALQLENRYKGLRSPHKIKMAVSGCTRECAEAQSKDVGVIATEKGWNLYVCGNGGMKPRHADLLAQDMSTEDLIRTVDRFLMFYIRTADRLQRTSTWMDNLEGGMDYLRQVVLEDSLHIGAELESEMNAVVGTYQCEWQTTLADPDRLALFRPFVNSNEPDEAVVMVTERQQVRPATSQERADMAVGAVTQPVMAVQGWVELCDLSAIPANAGMAARLANRQIALFHLPDHPQQVFALSNHEPDSDANVLARGLVGDVKGEPVVISPLYKQRFRLHDGRSVDDAQRALSVWPVKVENGRVWVQEQPEMKTADADIIATVSV
- a CDS encoding CmpA/NrtA family ABC transporter substrate-binding protein → MTQDDKKTPGQFSRRRFIAGSAVLGGSMMMPGFMNSVWAAGSDAPEKKEIRVGFIPLTDCSSVVMAAVKKFDEKYGIKIIPSKESSWASVRDKLVSGELDAAHVLYGLVYGLQLGVSGPQHDMAMLMSLNNNGQAITLSNQLKQAGVTDGASLKKGVDASAKGTYTFAQTFPTGTHAMWLYYWLANAGIHPFNDVRNVVVPPPQMVVNMKIGNMSGYCVGEPWNQRAIQDDIGFTAATSQEIWPDHPEKILGTTSAWVAANPNAARALTAAVLDASRWIDTSDANRIETAQVVAARAYINTPVATIQGRMLGDYENGLGKKWKDAHSMRFFNDGAVNYPYLSDGMWFLTQHKRWGLLDKDPDYLAVAKKINRIDVYKQAATAVGGINLPSGDMRSSTLMDGKVWDGSNPAEYANSFAMKR
- a CDS encoding cellulase family glycosylhydrolase yields the protein MKTQWSREQAAAWSEQQGWICGFNYLPRTAVNWTELWQRETFDAPVIDQELGWAQEAGYNQLRINLPFIVWQADRDGLLARIDQFLSIASRHEIRVMLTLMDDCGFSGDEPFLGPQKAPEPGKHNSQAAASPGRDVVCNREMWPEVERYVRDIIRHFRTDDRIAIWDLYNEPGNRGTFATGLEEVMYDEKLEGFALELMHKAFAWAREEDPVQPLTAGAWHVSQDADQPESEFFTHPIDVAAAELSDVISFHAYVTTPKLLQALRFWQKFNRPVLCTEWLARHVGSVFEEQLPLFSALNAGCYQWGLVRGKTQTTLPWPSVRKGNQDYAHLWFHDVLDEYGIPFRRAEMDLVRRLTCIKKNDVW
- the ntrB gene encoding nitrate ABC transporter permease yields the protein MSVNSKPNVIALTEPVSAEIVPIAPAALNVAPPVSATKTAYIARLRVVMRRVVQKAIPALLGAIVVIALWQIAALSSKGFPTPLKTWEAAKVIFADPFYIAGPNDMGIGWNVLASLKRVAMGFGLAALIGIPAGFLIGRFSFIASMLNPIISLLRPVSPLAWLPIGLLLFQRAEPASAWTIFICSIWPMILNTAEGVMRIPQDYLNVARVLKLSEFTVMRKILFPAVLPYILTGVRLSIGIAWLVIVAAEMLTGGVGIGFWIWNEWNNLNVENIIIAILLIGVVGMVLEQGLMAIARRFSYDNR
- a CDS encoding ABC transporter ATP-binding protein, with protein sequence MKNDKAIIRVQNVSQSFPTAKGQFLALDNVSFDIAQGETVSLIGHSGCGKSTLLNLIAGLSRPTEGVLLCDNQEITGPGPERGVVFQNHSLLPWLTTFENVALAVNQVFKGVMSKSEMRDWISHNLDLVHMGHAADKRPGEISGGMKQRVGIARALAMKPKVLLMDEPFGALDALTRAHLQDAVMEIQSRLKTTILLITHDVDEAVLLSDRVMMMTNGPAAKVGDVLQVDLARPRSRLALANDPLFHQYRQQVLQFLYEKHRSVA
- a CDS encoding nitrate regulatory protein; the encoded protein is MSLSALSFVLASKKSEIICLQQLLEMGKLVGAVSQLIHVLQRERGTANIYLCTHGELWAEQLSERALQVQMAEQAVDQQLLALDLNGQSMGNAPRLFSRIAAVLHSLSTLPVLRRQVRAQDISQPEAMRQYSEVIRTHLALVFEAADISGDPSISRALLAMFSFMQGKELAGQERASGAAGFAARHFDDVAHQLLLALIEGQERCFQTFREFADVRCLALWQQQLSADSSEFERLRRIACTRTTPADDGPVAALRWFEVTTARIDGMKVVEDLLEEVLMACCRERIREAQASLALQQQDIGQIPQQESHYSALIPPQLSRSVLELVEQQSRQLQALDTELAGLRATLAERKLVERAKGLLMQHHGLTEPQAHKTLRDMAMNQNKKLSDIAEAMLAVSAVFGKKGE